One Clupea harengus chromosome 11, Ch_v2.0.2, whole genome shotgun sequence DNA window includes the following coding sequences:
- the LOC122133293 gene encoding zinc finger protein 664-like, producing THQRIHTGEKPYQCSQCGKVFSQIGHLKTHQRIHTGEKPYHCSQCGKVFSHMSALKKHQRIHTGEKPYQCSQCGKVFSHMSALKKHQRIHTGEKPYQCSQCGKAFSQKGPLKTHQRIHTGEKPYQCSQCGKAFSQTYHLKTHQRIHTGENPHECSACGKS from the exons acacaccagaggatccacactggggaaaagccatatcagtgttctcagtgtgggaaggtctttagccaaataggtcatctcaagacacaccagaggatccacactggggaaaagccgtatcattgttctcagtgtgggaaggtctttagtcacatgtctgctctcaagaaacaccagaggatccatactggggaaaagccgtatcagtgttctcagtgtgggaaggtctttagtcacatgtctgctctcaagaaacaccagaggatccatactggggaaaagccgtatcagtgttctcagtgtggaaaggcctttagccaaaaaggtcctctcaagacacaccagaggatccatactggggaaaagccatatcagtgttctcagtgtggaaaggcctttagccaaacatatcatctcaagacaca TCAGCGAATCCACACTGGGGAGAACCCTCATGAATGCTCTGCGTGTGGGAAGAG CTGA
- the mios gene encoding GATOR complex protein MIOS gives MSGSKPDILWSPHHVDRYVICDSELSLYRIGSIGSAERKAGTLPLSEETAATLLAINSDTPYMKCVAWYPKHEPECLLAVGQANGRVVLTSLGQSPNSKCKELMGKEFVPKHARQCNTLAWNPWDSNWLAAGLDKHRADFSVLIWDISSKYAPDVSVPMEKIRLSSGDTDSGLVVTKPLYELGQNDACLSLCWLPRDQKLLLAGMHRNLAIFDLRNTSQKTFVNTKAIQGVTVDPHFHERVASFFEGQVAIWDLRKFEKPVLTLTEQPKPLTKVAWCPTRTGLLATLTRDSNVIRLYDMQHAPTPIGDETEPTIIERSVQPCSDNSVISSFAWHPSAQNRMVVVSPNRAMTDFTVFERISLAWGSTTSLMWACGRHLYECTEGAAERDRDIATKMRQRAQNGYGHDTVQVWRNHLLAGGDDPQLKSLWYTLYFMKQYTEDLAQKQQGSKQSLIYSGIKNIVKSSSGTTENRRCWRGSDRQTDVARYNSEERSLALQLCGWIGRGPEVDVEPFLKSLEQEGEWERAAAVALFNLDIRRAIQILNRGASSEKGDLNLNVVAMALSGYTDEKNSLWREMCSSLRLQLKKPYLCVMFAFLTSEPGAYDGVLYESSVAVRDRVAFACMFLNDTQLPRYIDKLTNEMKEAGNLEGILLTGLTKDGVDLMESYVDHTGDVQTASFCLLMGSPGEVVKDTRVQCWIENYRNLLDAWRFWHKRAEFDIHRSKLDPSSKPLAQVFVSCNFCGKSISYSCSAIPHQGRGFSQYGVSGSPTKSKVTSCPGCRKPLPRCALCLMNMGTPVSSCPGSGKMDEKVDLTRDKKLAQFHNWFTWCHNCRHGGHAGHMLSWFRDHSECPVSACTCKCMQLDTTGNLVPSDSS, from the exons ATGAGTGGTTCCAAGCCGGACATTCTATGGTCTCCACATCATGTGGATCGATATGTTATCTGTGACTCCGAACTCAGTTTGTACCGGATCGGATCTATTGGGAGTGCCGAGAGGAAGGCAGGAACGTTGCCACTATCCGAAGAAACAGCGGCCACGCTCTTAGCCATCAACTCGGACACCCCTTACATGAAATGTGTTGCATGGTACCCCAAGCATGAACCTGAGTGTCTTCTGGCAGTTGGTCAGGCCAATGGGAGAGTAGTACTAACCAGCCTGGGTCAGAGCCCCAACTCCAAGTGTAAGGAGCTGATGGGGAAGGAGTTTGTGCCCAAGCATGCGCGGCAGTGCAACACACTGGCATGGAACCCCTGGGACAGCAACTGGCTGGCCGCTGGCCTGGACAAACACCGCGCTGACTTCTCCGTCCTTATTTGGGACATCAGTAGCAAATACGCACCGGATGTTTCGGTGCCCATGGAGAAGATCCGTCTCTCATCAGGAGACACCGATTCGGGCTTGGTGGTGACCAAGCCTCTATATGAACTGGGTCAGAACGATGcttgcctctccctctgctggctTCCGCGAGACCAGAAGCTGCTGCTGGCCGGCATGCACCGCAACCTGGCCATCTTTGACCTGCGCAACACCAGCCAGAAGACCTTCGTCAACACCAAGGCCATCCAGGGCGTGACGGTGGACCCGCACTTCCACGAGCGCGTGGCCTCCTTCTTCGAGGGCCAGGTGGCCATCTGGGACTTGCGCAAGTTCGAGAAGCCCGTGCTGACGCTCACCGAGCAGCCCAAGCCGCTCACCAAGGTGGCGTGGTGCCCGACGCGCACGGGCCTGCTGGCCACGCTGACGCGCGACAGCAACGTCATCCGGCTGTACGACATGCAGCACGCGCCCACGCCCATCGGTGACGAGACGGAGCCCACCATCATCGAGCGCAGCGTGCAGCCCTGCAGCGACAACAGCGTCATCAGCAGCTTCGCCTGGCACCCGTCCGCCCAGAACCGCATGGTGGTGGTGTCGCCCAACCGTGCCATGACCGACTTTACTGTCTTCGAGCGCATCTCGCTGGCATGGGGCTCCACCACCTCCCTGATGTGGGCCTGTGGGCGCCACCTTTACGAGTGCACCGAGGGTGCAgcggagagggacagggacatCGCCACCAAGATGAGGCAGCGAGCGCAGAACGGCTACGGCCACGACACCGTGCAGGTGTGGAGAAACCACCTGCTAGCCGGAGGGGATGACCCCCAGCTCAAGTCGCTGTGGTACACGCTGTACT TTATGAAGCAATACACTGAAGACCTGGCGCAAAAGCAACAAGGGAGCAAACAGTCCCTGATATATTCAGGCATCAAGAACATCGTCAAGTCCAGTTCAG GCACTACTGAAAACCGCCGCTGTTGGAGGGGCTCTGACCGCCAGACGGACGTGGCGCGGTACAACAGCGAGGAGCGCAGCCTAGCGCTGCAGCTGTGCGGTTGGATCGGCCGGGGGCCGGAGGTGGACGTGGAGCCCTTCCTTAAGTCCCTGGAGCAGGAGGGCGAGTGGGAGCGTGCTGCTGCCGTGGCCCTCTTCAACCTGGACATCCGCCGCGCCATCCAGATCCTCAACAGAGGGGCCTCTTCAGAGAAGG GGGACCTGAACCTGAACGTGGTGGCCATGGCCCTGTCTGGCTACACGGACGAGAAGAATTCCCTGTGGAGGGAGATGTGTAGCTCGCTGAGGCTGCAGCTGAAGAAGccctatctgtgtgtgatgttcgcCTTCCTGACCAGCGAGCCAGGGGCCTACGATGGTGTACTG TATGAGAGCAGTGTAGCAGTCCGAGACAGGGTGGCTTTCGCCTGTATGTTTCTCAATGACACTCAG TTACCTCGATACATAGATAAACTGACCAATGAGATGAAGGAGGCGGGGAACCTGGAGGGCATCCTACTGACGGGCCTGACCAAAGATGGGGTGGATCTGATGGAGAGCTATGTGGATCACACCGGAGACGTGCAGACGGCCAGCTTCTGCTTGCTCATG GGCTCCCCAGGGGAGGTAGTGAAGGACACTCGCGTCCAGTGCTGGATCGAAAACTACCGGAACCTTCTGGACGCCTGGAGATTTTGGCACAAGAGGGCTGAGTTTGACATTCACAGGAGCAAGCTGGACCCCAGTTCAAAGCCTCTCGCTCAG GTGTTTGTGAGCTGTAACTTCTGTGGGAAGTCCATCTCGTACAGCTGCTCGGCCATCCCTCACCAGGGCCGCGGCTTCAGCCAGTACGGCGTCAGCGGCTCCCCCACCAAGTCAAAGGTCACCAGCTGCCCCGGCTGCCGCAAGCCCTTGCCCCGCTGTGCCCTCTGCCTCATGAACATGGGCACACCCGTATCCAGCTGCCCCG GTTCTGGGAAGATGGATGAGAAAGTGGACCTCACCAGGGATAAGAAGCTCGCCCAGTTTCACAACTGGTTCACCTGGTGCCATAACTGCCGTCATGGAGGCCATGCAGGTCATATGCTGAGTTGGTTCAG AGACCACAGTGAATGCCCAGTCTCGGCCTGTACCTGTAAATGTATGCAGCTGGACACCACCGGGAACCTTGTGCCTTCAGATAGCTCCTAG